The following nucleotide sequence is from Magnetococcus sp. PR-3.
TACAGCTTTGTCCCACTCGTCCCCTTTAGGACCGAAAGGGCGACCTTTGACATATTCAATGGTTTTTTCATCCACAGCGACCATACCGGCCCGGGCACCACCTTCAATGGCCATATTACAGACAGTCATTCGCCCTTCCATGGAGAGAGCCTGAATGGCACTCCCCCCAAATTCGATGACATAACCAGTTCCACCAGCTGTTCCGATCTGACCAATGATGTAGAGGATAATATCCTTTGCAGTGCTCCCCTCTGGCAGCTCACCATCCACACGGATCAACATGGTCTTGGGCCGTTTTTGCATCAGTGTCTGAGTGGCCAGAACATGCTCCACTTCAGAGGTACCAATACCAAAAGCCAGCGCACCAAAAGCCCCATGGGTTGCTGTGTGGGAGTCTCCACACACCATGGTAAAGCCTGGCAATGAGATTCCCTGCTCAGGAGCCATGACATGCACCACACCCTGGCGGATATCACCCATGCTAAATTCGGTAATACCAAAGGCTGAACAGTTATTATCCAGCGTATCCACCTGTAGCTTGGAGACGGGGTCCTTAATGCCACCCGCCAGATCCTTGGTAGGTACGTTATGATCCGGCACCGCGAACGTGGCTTCAGGGTGGCGAACTTGGCGACCGGTCAGGCGTAGCCCTTCAAAAGCCTGAGGGCTGGTTACTTCATGAACCAGATGCCGGTCGATATAGATCAAACTTGTGCCATCTTCATCGGTACGAATAAGATGCGCATTCCAGATTTTTTCAAACAGCGTTTGGGCGCTCATGATACTCCTCGACAAAACCCTGTGTAGCACAGCGTCTGTGTAAACAGGTAAGCTGCGTGGACACCCACTTCCAGATCGTGTGTCCATTTTTATGGGAACCCATTTATTTACGCCAAAAACACATTTTTTTCAAGGGGCAGCTCTCCGACAGGCTATAGAGCCCCCCACCAAATAGAATCTATTTATTATAAGCTTGGCATACTTATCCAAATGGACCATAGAGATTCCCCGATAAGACATCCCTTAACAGCCCGCACAACTCACCATCCAACACACTGTTTAATAGGCTTATACTATTTTAAAACATCTTATACTTCGTGCATGCGCCAGCTCTGATCTAACCAGCCAGCCCCACCCCTTAGGCAGGTGATACTCAGGCTTGCCCCCCTACA
It contains:
- the leuC gene encoding 3-isopropylmalate dehydratase large subunit: MSAQTLFEKIWNAHLIRTDEDGTSLIYIDRHLVHEVTSPQAFEGLRLTGRQVRHPEATFAVPDHNVPTKDLAGGIKDPVSKLQVDTLDNNCSAFGITEFSMGDIRQGVVHVMAPEQGISLPGFTMVCGDSHTATHGAFGALAFGIGTSEVEHVLATQTLMQKRPKTMLIRVDGELPEGSTAKDIILYIIGQIGTAGGTGYVIEFGGSAIQALSMEGRMTVCNMAIEGGARAGMVAVDEKTIEYVKGRPFGPKGDEWDKAVTYWNTLHSDEGAKFDTVVEIKASDIVPQVSWGTSPELVANVDGKVPNPADAGDSIKQGAMEKALAYMDLKAGTPITDIAVDKVFIGSCTNSRIEDLRAAAVVAKGNKVSAAIKLAMVVPGTGLVKQQAEKEGLDKIFVEAGFEWREPGCSMCLAMNDDVLEPGERCASTSNRNFEGRQGKDSRTHLVSPAMAAAAAIKGHFVDIRNW